The genomic window TCGGCGCCTTCGATCCATCCAACGGCTCCGCTTCCGAATGCCGCGCGGTGAAGTAATACTACACCCTTCGCAAATTGTTCCCGTCCTCGGCCATGGCCTCGCCTTGGGAAATGCGCTCAGGCCCTTTCGGGGTCTTGGCGAAGAGTTCGAAGGTGACCCTTTGCTTATGCGCTACCTCCGGAGGCAGTTCCAGCTCGACCGAAATCGGAGACTCCTCGTTGAAGCCGACCTTCTGCGCCTCCCATTTGGGATTGAACAGGCGGGCCGATTTCGGTTTTGGCTTTTCCGGCGCGGGGGCCACGGGGGTAGCGCCTTCGGGCGTGAACGCGTCAGCCCCGATCGAGGCGGAGACGGCGTCGCTGGACTTGGGGCGGGGGCCCGTACCTAATCGCCTGTCGATTTCGCCTAAGGGCTTGAAGAAGGAGTCGGGTGGCATGGCCGGCGGAAAAGATACTACCGCCCGCATATCGAAGCGGTGACCAGCCTCACGGGTCGATCCGGCCAATCCACGGTCCCGGGGGATCGGGGGATGAAATGCTAAATTGCTTGGTAGCCATGCCCCCCAAGGATCCGGACCTCAAAAGGGAACAAACCAACCACCCGCGCCAGTTCGCCGGCAACACCTACGCCTATCCCGTCATCTCGCGCCGCTCCGGCGGAGTGTCCTTCGGGGTGAACCTGAATCTGGATAAGGCCTGCAACTTCGATTGCCCTTATTGCCAGGTGGATCGGACGGGAGAGAAGCCGCGGCAAGTTATCGTGGTGCCGGACATCCGCGAAGAGCTTTCCCATATGCTCGACGCTTGCGATGCCGACGGCGTCTGCCGCCTCCCGAAGTTCGCCGGGCTTCCCGATGCGGCCAAGCGCCTGCGGGATATCGCGGTGAGCGGCGATGGCGAACCCACCATGGTCCCGGAGTTCCCCGCGGTCTGCGCCATGCTGGCCGGGTTGCAAGCTTCGCGCCCGGAACTGGATTTCAAATTGATCCTGATCACCAATTCGACGCTGCTCGATCGGAAAGGCGTACAGCAGGGGATCGGTAGCCTGCTCTCGGTCCGGGGCGAGATATGGGCCAAGCTGGATGCGGGCACGGATGCCTGGTACCAGCGCATCAACATTTCCAAGGTGGGCCTGGATCGCGTCGAGGCGAACCTGGTTGCCCTCGGCAAGCGTCACCCGTTCAAAATCCAATCCCTGTTCTGCGCATTGGACGGCGAGACGCCTTCGGGAACCGAACTCGATGCCTATCTGGAACGCTTGAAAAGGATCCGCGCCTCGGGGGCGGAGATCCCGGAGGTGCAATTGCATACCTTGGCCCGAAAACCAGCGCAGGCTTCCTGCGCGCCGGTCGATGCCGCCTTCCTGCATGGCCTCTCGGAGCGCATCCGCGCCGAAGCCGGGATTCCCGCCCGCGTCTACGGGGTCGAGGACTGATGCCCCTGGCCCTGTTGCTTCTCCAACTCGTCAACTTGTTCCTGGGGGCCGCCACGCTGTGGATCCATTTCCGCGCACCCTTGCTGTGGGATGATCAAGCCATCGTCTTCGCGACTTGCGCCGGCACCCTGGCGGCCTGCGTTACCGCCTTGCTGCTCGGCTTGGTCTTGCTATTCGGCTCGGAGACGAAATGGGGATCGATCTTGCTGAACCTGGTTTTGACCTTGGGGTTCGCGGGTCTGCAGGGATATTTCCTGTTCTCCACGGGACGAGATTTGGGAGTGCTCCGCATCTTGAAGGCCAGGCTGGGCGGTGGCTGAGGCTTTTTCCGAATCCTGGTTCTACGCTCCCGATTTGAACGCCCCGGGGGATCGGTTCCGGCTTCCCGAAGATGAATCCCATCATCTGCGCAAAGTGCTACGCCTACGCATGGGTACGCCCGTCATCGCCGGCAACGGACGCGGGCTCGCCTTCACGTGCGCGACCAGCGAGGCCGGAAGCGGGGTGGAACTGAAAGCCGTCACCGCGCTCGCCCCTCAGCAAGAGCAGCCACGCGTCAGAATGGTCCTTAGCTTGCTCAAGGGTCGCGACTTGGAAGAACCCGTCGATGCCCTTTGCCAACTCGAGATCGCGCGGATTTCCATCGTGATCACGGATCGTTCCCAGGAATTCAAGGGGCAGGATCATTCCCGTTTGGTGGAACGGCTCAGGGCCAAGGCCATCGTAGGTTTGAAGCAGTCCAAGAAGCCCTGGCTCACCACCATCGAAGAACCACAGAGCTTAGAAAGTTGGCGACAGAAGCATCCGGATTTAAAGGTCGTAACGCTGCACCCCGGCGAAGATCGCCTGCCTCCCGTCGGAAGCGAAATCGCCTTGTTATGCGGGCCGGAAGGCGGCCTTTCCGATCGCGAGCTGGCCTGGCTGGAGTCGCAGGGCGGCTATCGTATGGGGCTGGGACCGACGCGGGTCCGGGCGGTCCATGCGCCGATCTTGGCTTTCGGAAAACTGCTCGGGCTCAATCCTTCGGTGGCCGCGCGTTAGAAGTGGGCCCATTTATGAGACCTCTTCATTAGCATCGACCTGCTTGCGCACGCGATACAGCAGATAGAACGGCGCCCCCGTCAGCGAGACGACCAAGATCACCAGGTGCACCAGCACCAGCACTTCCCCGCCCCCCGAGGTAACTCCCAGGGTACGGTAGATGATCTTGCCGGCGGCCTCCCCCAACCCCAGGCCCGAAGGCGAGATGGGGAGCCCGTTGATCATGGTCAGGGTGGGAACAACGAATCCGTGGACCCTTAAAGGGAGTTCGATCCCCAGGGAGCGGGCGCTGAAGAAATAGAGGAGGATGAGGCCGCAATCCACCGAGATGCCCAGCAGGAGCGGC from Fibrobacterota bacterium includes these protein-coding regions:
- a CDS encoding 16S rRNA (uracil(1498)-N(3))-methyltransferase; the encoded protein is MAEAFSESWFYAPDLNAPGDRFRLPEDESHHLRKVLRLRMGTPVIAGNGRGLAFTCATSEAGSGVELKAVTALAPQQEQPRVRMVLSLLKGRDLEEPVDALCQLEIARISIVITDRSQEFKGQDHSRLVERLRAKAIVGLKQSKKPWLTTIEEPQSLESWRQKHPDLKVVTLHPGEDRLPPVGSEIALLCGPEGGLSDRELAWLESQGGYRMGLGPTRVRAVHAPILAFGKLLGLNPSVAAR
- a CDS encoding radical SAM protein; this encodes MLNCLVAMPPKDPDLKREQTNHPRQFAGNTYAYPVISRRSGGVSFGVNLNLDKACNFDCPYCQVDRTGEKPRQVIVVPDIREELSHMLDACDADGVCRLPKFAGLPDAAKRLRDIAVSGDGEPTMVPEFPAVCAMLAGLQASRPELDFKLILITNSTLLDRKGVQQGIGSLLSVRGEIWAKLDAGTDAWYQRINISKVGLDRVEANLVALGKRHPFKIQSLFCALDGETPSGTELDAYLERLKRIRASGAEIPEVQLHTLARKPAQASCAPVDAAFLHGLSERIRAEAGIPARVYGVED